The Chlorocebus sabaeus isolate Y175 chromosome 6, mChlSab1.0.hap1, whole genome shotgun sequence genome has a segment encoding these proteins:
- the RINL gene encoding ras and Rab interactor-like protein isoform X1 has protein sequence MAQPEDKAPEVPTEGERLVPPQVKKADRTPLGVLSTLEPLLRLQRTSGVWHVPELDIQDAEALVGLWPMGSFLVIGHDPSQVLVLRTGLLPGEVNSYQIQKIARGVSLESSNLCMPDLLHLLAFLSASRDILPRTLLLPPPTLGPRDEHTDPLQIGRVQQDTPGKVLCIVNQLYLETHRGWGREQTPQETESEAAQRHDPAPRNPAPHGVSWVKGPLSPEVNHPEPALASLLEEEEEDPERREEGREDDPEEEGPEEVLTIHIQSLVRARSSYVARQYRSLRVRIASDSGGPHGSGDPATELLQDVRHLLTDLQDHLAKDSYIRAVFGSRGPGVPKKDEDPGPALEMAVCQAVLAPLKPALWTRLRTLRAPELRLLRRRQTALRAGAGPPGAQGAGPEGQSPAPALRSRIHERLVHLHAACAPRRKVALLLEVCRDVYTGLARGENQDPLGADAFLPALTEELIWSPDIGETQLDVEFLMELLDPDELRGEAGYYLTTWFGALHHIAHYQPETDRAPRGLSSEARASLHQWHRRRTLHRKDHPRAQASLPFKEPWAEETVPGTNDD, from the exons ATGGCCCAGCCAGAGGACAAGGCACCTGAAGTCCCCACAGAGGGGGAGAG GCTGGTCCCACCACAGGTGAAAAAAGCAGACAGGACCCCTCTAGGGGTCCTCAGCACCCTAGAGCCACTTCTTCGCCTGCAGAGAACATCGGGGGTATGGCATGTGCCAGAGCTGGATATCCAGGATGCGGAGGCCCTCGTGGGGCTGTGGCCGATGGGG AGTTTCTTGGTCATAGGACATGACCCCAGCCAGGTCCTGGTGCTGAGGACAGGACTGTTACCAGGAGAAGTCAATAGCTACCAGATCCAGAAGATTGCCAGAG gtgTGTCCCTGGAATCCTCCAACCTCTGCATGCCAGACCTACTCCATCTCCTGGCCTTTCTATCAGCTAGCAG GGACATTCTGCCCAGAACCCTGCTCTTGCCCCCTCCCACTCTAGGGCCCAGAGATGAACACACAG ATCCTCTGCAGATTGGCAGGGTCCAACAGGACACCCCAGGGAAGGTGCTTTGCATTGTGAACCAGCTCTACCTGGAGACCcacagaggctgggggagggagcagACCCCTCAAGAAACAGAGTCAGAGGCTGCGCAGAGACATGATCCAG CCCCCAGGAACCCTGCACCTCACGGGGTCTCCTGGGTAAAAGGCCCGCTCAGCCCGGAAGTGAACCATCCTGAGCCGGCTCTCGCCAgcctcctggaggaggaggaagaagaccctgaaagaagggaagaaggaagggaggacgACCCTGAAGAGGAAGGCCCCGAGGAAGTGCTCACCATTCACATCCAGTCTCTGGTCAGGGCCCGGAGCAGCTACGTGGCCAGGCAGTACCGAAGCCTTCGGGTGCGCATCGCCTCAGATTCTGGGGGTCCCCACGGGTCTGGGGACCCGGCGACGGAGCTGCTTCAGGATGTGCGGCACCTCCTTACTGACCTCCAGGATCACCTGGCAAAGGACTCCTACATCAGGGCTGTCTTTGGGAGCAGGGGTCCTGGGGTCCCCAAGAAGGACGAGGATCCAG GCCCGGCGCTGGAGATGGCCGTGTGCCAGGCGGTGTTGGCGCCCCTGAAGCCGGCCCTGTGGACGCGACTCCGCACACTCCGAGCACCAGAGCTGCGACTGCTGCGGCGGCGACAAACAGCCCtgcgggcgggggcggggcctccGGGAGCACAGGGGGCGGGGCCGGAGGGGCAGAGCCCCGCCCCCGCCTTGCGGAGTCGCATCCACGAGCGCCTTGTGCATCTGCACGCTGCCTGCGCCCCGCGCCGCAAGGTGGCGCTTCTGTTGGAGGTGTGCAGAGATGTCTACACGGGCTTGGCTCGGGGCGAGAACCAAG ATCCCTTGGGGGCCGACGCCTTCCTGCCGGCGCTGACTGAGGAACTCATCTGGAGCCCGGATATTGGGGAGACGCAGCTGGACGTGGAGTTTCTTATGGAGCTCTTAGATCCAGACGAGCTGCGGGGAGAGG CTGGGTACTACCTGACCACGTGGTTTGGGGCGCTGCACCACATTGCGCACTACCAGCCCGAAACAGACCGCGCTCCCCGGGGGCTCAGCTCCGAGGCCCGCGCCTCCCTGCACCAGTGGCACCGCAGGCGGACTCTGCACAGAAAGGATCATCCCAGAGCTCAG GCCAGCCTGCCCTTTAAGGAGCCATGGGCAGAAGAGACTGTGCCAGGGACCAATGACGATTAG
- the RINL gene encoding ras and Rab interactor-like protein isoform X2 produces the protein MGSFLVIGHDPSQVLVLRTGLLPGEVNSYQIQKIARGVSLESSNLCMPDLLHLLAFLSASRDILPRTLLLPPPTLGPRDEHTDPLQIGRVQQDTPGKVLCIVNQLYLETHRGWGREQTPQETESEAAQRHDPAPRNPAPHGVSWVKGPLSPEVNHPEPALASLLEEEEEDPERREEGREDDPEEEGPEEVLTIHIQSLVRARSSYVARQYRSLRVRIASDSGGPHGSGDPATELLQDVRHLLTDLQDHLAKDSYIRAVFGSRGPGVPKKDEDPGPALEMAVCQAVLAPLKPALWTRLRTLRAPELRLLRRRQTALRAGAGPPGAQGAGPEGQSPAPALRSRIHERLVHLHAACAPRRKVALLLEVCRDVYTGLARGENQDPLGADAFLPALTEELIWSPDIGETQLDVEFLMELLDPDELRGEAGYYLTTWFGALHHIAHYQPETDRAPRGLSSEARASLHQWHRRRTLHRKDHPRAQASLPFKEPWAEETVPGTNDD, from the exons ATGGGG AGTTTCTTGGTCATAGGACATGACCCCAGCCAGGTCCTGGTGCTGAGGACAGGACTGTTACCAGGAGAAGTCAATAGCTACCAGATCCAGAAGATTGCCAGAG gtgTGTCCCTGGAATCCTCCAACCTCTGCATGCCAGACCTACTCCATCTCCTGGCCTTTCTATCAGCTAGCAG GGACATTCTGCCCAGAACCCTGCTCTTGCCCCCTCCCACTCTAGGGCCCAGAGATGAACACACAG ATCCTCTGCAGATTGGCAGGGTCCAACAGGACACCCCAGGGAAGGTGCTTTGCATTGTGAACCAGCTCTACCTGGAGACCcacagaggctgggggagggagcagACCCCTCAAGAAACAGAGTCAGAGGCTGCGCAGAGACATGATCCAG CCCCCAGGAACCCTGCACCTCACGGGGTCTCCTGGGTAAAAGGCCCGCTCAGCCCGGAAGTGAACCATCCTGAGCCGGCTCTCGCCAgcctcctggaggaggaggaagaagaccctgaaagaagggaagaaggaagggaggacgACCCTGAAGAGGAAGGCCCCGAGGAAGTGCTCACCATTCACATCCAGTCTCTGGTCAGGGCCCGGAGCAGCTACGTGGCCAGGCAGTACCGAAGCCTTCGGGTGCGCATCGCCTCAGATTCTGGGGGTCCCCACGGGTCTGGGGACCCGGCGACGGAGCTGCTTCAGGATGTGCGGCACCTCCTTACTGACCTCCAGGATCACCTGGCAAAGGACTCCTACATCAGGGCTGTCTTTGGGAGCAGGGGTCCTGGGGTCCCCAAGAAGGACGAGGATCCAG GCCCGGCGCTGGAGATGGCCGTGTGCCAGGCGGTGTTGGCGCCCCTGAAGCCGGCCCTGTGGACGCGACTCCGCACACTCCGAGCACCAGAGCTGCGACTGCTGCGGCGGCGACAAACAGCCCtgcgggcgggggcggggcctccGGGAGCACAGGGGGCGGGGCCGGAGGGGCAGAGCCCCGCCCCCGCCTTGCGGAGTCGCATCCACGAGCGCCTTGTGCATCTGCACGCTGCCTGCGCCCCGCGCCGCAAGGTGGCGCTTCTGTTGGAGGTGTGCAGAGATGTCTACACGGGCTTGGCTCGGGGCGAGAACCAAG ATCCCTTGGGGGCCGACGCCTTCCTGCCGGCGCTGACTGAGGAACTCATCTGGAGCCCGGATATTGGGGAGACGCAGCTGGACGTGGAGTTTCTTATGGAGCTCTTAGATCCAGACGAGCTGCGGGGAGAGG CTGGGTACTACCTGACCACGTGGTTTGGGGCGCTGCACCACATTGCGCACTACCAGCCCGAAACAGACCGCGCTCCCCGGGGGCTCAGCTCCGAGGCCCGCGCCTCCCTGCACCAGTGGCACCGCAGGCGGACTCTGCACAGAAAGGATCATCCCAGAGCTCAG GCCAGCCTGCCCTTTAAGGAGCCATGGGCAGAAGAGACTGTGCCAGGGACCAATGACGATTAG